The proteins below come from a single Heliangelus exortis chromosome 31, bHelExo1.hap1, whole genome shotgun sequence genomic window:
- the LOC139789062 gene encoding inhibin beta E chain-like, whose translation MGANPGNPPPRPWPDGTGQAGEPANGGGGARPAPGRRCPKRAGRPAPLPVLPRSVPSVLMAARGAVPWLLLAAVLCAAAEPRCPSCAAGAERRLLEEAAKRQLLEKLRLRERPRLSHAVPRAAVARALRRLQAGGARRGPDGDDDDEERAYEIISFAEPEPMSPSGLGLQFQFSRPQDQDIHILRAQLWLYLRVPRDLVSSLTLRIFLAGGEGDLVGGNRTLLSERRLSPKGSGWRAFTLLPALQRFFLGERRTLRLELESRGDRGDIMAIVDASRSQQPFLVAEAKLREPGHRVAKRSLRCSQNSNLCCRRDYYVDFRDIGWNDWIIKPEGYQINYCVGQCPLHVAGSPGMASSFHTAVFNLVKANNVQASGHSCCVPTRRRPLSVLYFDRNSNIVKTDIPDMIVDACGCS comes from the exons ATGGGGGCTAATCCCGGTAATCCCCCGCCCCGGCCGTGGCCCGACGGGACGGGACAGGCAGGTGAGCCGGCCAATGGCGGGGGGGGCGCCCGGCCCGCCCCCGGTCGCAGGTGCCCAAAGCGGGCGGGCCGCCCCGCGCCACTCCCGGTGCTACCCCGGTCCGTCCCGTCGGTGCTGATGGCAGCGCGAGGCGCGGTCCCGTGGCTGCTGCTGGCGGCGGTGCTGTGCGCGGCGGCGGAACCGCGCTGCCCGTCGTGTGCGGCGGGAGCCGAGCGGCGGCTGCTGGAGGAGGCGGCCAAACggcagctgctggagaaacTGCGGCTCCGTGAGCGGCCGAGGCTCTCCCACGCCGTGCCCCGCGCTGCCGTGGCCCGCGCCCTGCGGCGGCTGCAGGCGGGAGGCGCCCGCCGGGGCCCCGACGGCGACGACGACGACGAGGAGCGGGCCTACGAGATCATCAGCTTCGCGGAGCCAG agCCCATGTCTCCCTCTGGCTTGGGGCTGCAGTTCCAGTTCAGCCGTCCACAAGACCAGGACATTCACATCCTGCGGGCTCAGCTTTGGCTCTACCTTCGAGTTCCCCGGGACCTGGTGTCCAGCCTCACCCTCAGAATCTTCCTCGCTGGTGGGGAAGGTGATTTGGTGGGTGGCAATCGCACGCTGCTGAGCGAGAGGCGCCTGAGCCCTAAGGGCAGTGGCTGGCGTGCCTTcaccctcctgcctgccctgcagaggttttttttgggaGAACGCAGGACCCTGCGGCTGGAACTGGAGAGCCGTGGGGACAGGGGTGATATCATGGCAATAGTCGATGCCAGCCGATCCCAGCAGCCCTTCTTGGTGGCCGAGGCAAAGCTGCGGGAGCCGGGACACCGTGTGGCCAAGCGGAGCCTCCGCTGCAGCCAGAACTCCAACCTCTGCTGCCGCAGGGACTACTACGTGGATTTCCGTGACATCGGTTGGAATGACTGGATCATTAAGCCCGAGGGCTACCAGATAAACTACTGTGTGGGCCAGTGCCCCCTGCATGTGgcaggcagccctgggatggCCTCCTCTTTCCACACAGCTGTCTTCAACCTCGTCAAAGCCAACAACGTGCAGGCGTCGGGGCACTCCTGCTGCGTCCCCACGCGGCGCCGTCCGCTCTCCGTGCTCTACTTCGATCGCAACAGCAACATTGTCAAGACTGACATCCCTGACATGATTGTTGATGCCTGTGGCTGTAGCTAG
- the LOC139789066 gene encoding inhibin beta C chain-like, which produces MTTTMFFLLLSLPRLAAPRGLGCPGCGLAAPVPSTQRDILIALAKQSILSKLRLPDRPNITQHTSRGTLLTALRRMRAQHRDVALSLAVPRDSNIRHPHPGMGVQEYEILSFAESGSSTSRSVRLRFHFTQELGGSTEILQATLYLFWEAPGPGIHPVTVRLLQPDPMGPNMTVASKMQLVIHRAGWATLDVGPALQSLFDQGRQSLTVELEVPEDSGSPLLAGHSDSHWPFVAARARARTPHGVQRRSTDCGGDSGMCCRQEFFVDFKEIGWEDWIIQPEGYHMNYCSGICPLHMAGIPGLAASFHTAVLSLIKANNADAAGDSCCVPTQRRPLSLLYYDRDSNIVKTDIPDMIVDACGCT; this is translated from the exons ATGACAACCACGatgtttttcctgctcctgAGCCTTCCGAGATTGGCGGCTCCCAGAGGACTGGGGTGTCCGGGCTGCGGGCTGGCggctcctgtccccagcacccagcgGGACATCCTCATCGCCCTGGCGAAGCAGAGCATCCTCTCCAAGCTCCGCTTGCCGGACAGACCCAACATCACCCAGCACACATCCCGGGGGACCCTGCTGACCGCTCTCCGCAGGATGCGTGCGCAGCACCGGGACGTGGCCCTGTCCCTAGCGGTGCCCCGGGACAGCAACATCCGACACCCGCATCCCGGGATGGGTGTGCAGGAATACGAGATCTTGAGCTTTGCCGAGTCAG GGTCCTCCACCTCCCGCAGCGTTCGCCTACGTTTCCACTTCACCCAAGAGCTGGGTGGGAGCACTGAGATCCTGCAAGCCACCCTCTACCTCTTCTGGGAAGCCCCTGGCCCCGGGATTCACCCTGTCACAGTCAGACTCTTGCAGCCAGATCCAATGGGACCGAACATGACCGTGGCCAGCAAGATGCAGCTGGTGATCCATCGGGCCGGCTGGGCCACGTTGGATGTGGGTCCAGCTCTCCAGAGCCTCTTTGACCAAGGGAGACAAAGTCTCACTGTGGAGCTGGAGGTGCCGGAGGACTCGGGGTCTCCCCTCCTGGCTGGCCACAGTGATTCCCACTGGCCATTTGTAGCAGCCCGAGCCCGAGCCAGGACACCCCACGGGGTCCAGCGGCGCAGCACGGATTGCGGAGGGGACTCCGGGATGTGCTGTCGCCAGGAATTCTTTGTGGACTTCAAGGAGATCGGCTGGGAGGACTGGATCATCCAGCCAGAGGGGTATCACATGAACTACTGCTCGGGGATCTGCCCCCTGCACATGGCTGGAATCCCTGGGCTGGCTGCCTCCTTCCACACAGCTGTCCTCAGCCTCATCAAAGCCAACAACGCGGATGCAGCCGGGGACTCCTGTTGTGTCCCCACCCAGCGCCGTCCCCTCTCGCTGCTCTACTACGACCGGGACAGCAACATTGTCAAGACTGACATCCCTGACATGATTGTTGATGCCTGTGGTTGTACCTGA